DNA from Amorphoplanes friuliensis DSM 7358:
AGTGGACGACCCATGCCCAGCAATCCCGACCTTTCCCCGGCCGCCGAGGCCGCCGCCGCTCTCGAGGACGTGGTGCGTGCCGAGCGGATCGTGACCGACGCCGCGGCGATCGATGCCGCGGTACCCCCGTGGAACGGCGCCGTGGCTGATCGCCCGGCGATCGTCGTCCGGTGCGCAGAGGTCGGTGACGTCCGGGCCGGGATCTCGGTGGCCCGCCGGCTCGGCCTGCCGTTGTCCGTCCGCGGGCGTGGACATGACTGGGCCGGGCGCTCGCTGCGTGCGGGCGGCCTGACCCTGGATCTGTCCGGCCTGAGCAGTGTCCGCGTCGACGCGGAGAAGGGCCGGGCGATCGTCGGCGGCGGCGCCGGCATCGGCGATGTCCTGCGGGCCACCGGCGATGCGGGGCTGGTTGCGGTGACCGGTACGACCGACTCGGTGGGTTTTGTCGGCCTGGCGATCGGCGGCGGATACGGGCCGCTCAGCGGGCGGTTCGGACTGGCCGCCGACAACCTGGTCGCGGCCACCGTGGTCCTGGCCGACGGGTCCGTGGTGAACGCCGATCCGGATCTGCTCTGGGCGCTCCGGGGCGGTGGCGGCAACTTCGGCGTGGTGGTGGAGGCCCAGTTCGACGTCCACCGGGTGCCGTCGGTGGTGGGCGGCGCCGTGATCTACCCGTTCGACCAGGCCACCCAGGTCCTGAAAGGCCTGCGCGAGCTGCACGCCGAGATGCCCGACGAGCTCTCGGTGCAGACCGCGCTGCTCAGCGGGCCCGACGGGGCTCCCGTGGTCCTGCTGTCACCGACCTGGTGCGGCCCGCTGGCAGCCGGTCTGGCCGGCGACGGCCCGGTGCAGGCGCTGGCCCGGCTGGGCACACCCCTGATGGCCCAGATCGGCGAGAAGCGTCTCGCCGACGGGGCGGCTGAGCTGGGCGCGATGTTCCCGTACGGGCGGCACGTGGAGATCCGGACGCGTTCGGTGCCGGTGCTCTCCGAGGACGTGGCCGAGGCGCTGGCCGACCACGTCGCCCGCAAGCCCTCACCGCTGACCGCGGTGTCCCTGCACCCCTTCCAGGGCGCCGCGACCAGGGTCGCGCCGCAAGCCACCGCGTTCGGTACGCGGGATCCTCACCACATGATCGAGATCATCTCGGTCTGGACCGACGAGCACGAGTCGCCGGTGCAGCAGCAGTGGACCCGAGACCTCGACGCAGCCCTGAAGCCGTACGCGCTGCCCGGCGGCTACCCCAACCTGCTGGCCGCGGACGCCGTGGACCAGATCGAGTTCGGCTTCGGCGGCAACGCCGGTCGCCTGCGCTCGCTCAAGGCCCACTTCGACCCGTCCGAAGTGTTCAGCGCGATCCCGCTGCCGCGCTGAGCTGGGCCTACCGGTCCTGAGGGAAGTCGGTGGAGAGGGAGAGTTCCCGCCAGGTGGCCAGGTCCTGGTCGACGGCGTCGCGGCCCGCCCGGATCACCCGCAGGGCGTCGGAGCCGAGAACGAGGTGGTGCGGCGGCTCGGGCACGTCGAGGATGTGCAGGACGGCGGCCGCAGCGCGGGCGGGGTCACCGAGTTGCCGGCCGCTGGCTTCCTGGCGAGCCTCCCGGATCGGATCGAACAGGTCGTCGTAGTCCGCGATCGAGCGCGGAGCCCGGGTCATCGACCGTCCGGCCCAGTCGGTCCGGAACGATCCGGGCTCGACCGCGGTGACGTGGATGCCGAGGGCGGCGACCTCCTTGCCGACGGATTCCAGGATGCCCTCGAGCGCGTACTTGCTGCCGCAGTAGGCGGAGACGCCCGGGAAGCCGGCCAGCCCGCCCATCGAGGTCACGGCCAGGATGTGACCGCGG
Protein-coding regions in this window:
- a CDS encoding FAD-binding oxidoreductase, producing the protein MPSNPDLSPAAEAAAALEDVVRAERIVTDAAAIDAAVPPWNGAVADRPAIVVRCAEVGDVRAGISVARRLGLPLSVRGRGHDWAGRSLRAGGLTLDLSGLSSVRVDAEKGRAIVGGGAGIGDVLRATGDAGLVAVTGTTDSVGFVGLAIGGGYGPLSGRFGLAADNLVAATVVLADGSVVNADPDLLWALRGGGGNFGVVVEAQFDVHRVPSVVGGAVIYPFDQATQVLKGLRELHAEMPDELSVQTALLSGPDGAPVVLLSPTWCGPLAAGLAGDGPVQALARLGTPLMAQIGEKRLADGAAELGAMFPYGRHVEIRTRSVPVLSEDVAEALADHVARKPSPLTAVSLHPFQGAATRVAPQATAFGTRDPHHMIEIISVWTDEHESPVQQQWTRDLDAALKPYALPGGYPNLLAADAVDQIEFGFGGNAGRLRSLKAHFDPSEVFSAIPLPR
- a CDS encoding oxidoreductase, whose translation is MTNTARTFLITGVSSGLGRAFAVAALAAGHTVVGTVRKDADAADFSAVQPQRAHARVLDVTDDDAVLAVVGEVEQTVGPIDVLIANAGYGLEGTFEETPLSALRAQFDVNVFGAAATIQAVLPFMRARRRGHILAVTSMGGLAGFPGVSAYCGSKYALEGILESVGKEVAALGIHVTAVEPGSFRTDWAGRSMTRAPRSIADYDDLFDPIREARQEASGRQLGDPARAAAAVLHILDVPEPPHHLVLGSDALRVIRAGRDAVDQDLATWRELSLSTDFPQDR